The following are from one region of the Mesorhizobium sp. B4-1-4 genome:
- a CDS encoding WD40/YVTN/BNR-like repeat-containing protein has translation MADYSVTVNGTVAADDGTIFSAVAYYDGESFYSFVISESDVASDDNQTERIYEKPCWFTDIWRSGSGRLYVCDDNGIVHSGSGSEWTSSQVSPRHLNTVWGFDDNTVYAGGSEGVVYRWDGARWAAVSPALGNTILCIAGSSPSDLYVSGEGALFWHYDGRQWTQIQLPTNAILVGLLGLSSTDVLVSGSAGTLFRGAGLAWTDVSQRGRDFYKMAFYRKTIHIAGGGQGVFTFDGATVSNLKDGFPVYRLSSNGSYLTVAGGNSAIRYDGSEWVGPDYT, from the coding sequence ATGGCTGATTATAGCGTAACGGTAAATGGCACGGTTGCAGCGGATGACGGGACCATTTTCTCCGCCGTCGCGTATTACGACGGAGAGAGTTTTTACTCATTCGTCATTTCGGAATCCGACGTGGCCAGCGACGACAATCAGACTGAACGAATTTACGAAAAACCATGTTGGTTCACCGACATATGGCGCTCCGGTTCCGGTCGTCTCTATGTGTGCGACGACAACGGCATTGTGCATTCGGGCTCGGGGAGCGAATGGACGTCAAGCCAAGTTTCGCCTCGCCACTTGAATACCGTCTGGGGCTTCGACGACAACACCGTCTACGCCGGGGGATCGGAGGGGGTTGTCTATCGCTGGGATGGCGCACGCTGGGCCGCCGTTAGCCCCGCGCTCGGCAACACCATTCTTTGCATTGCAGGGTCGTCGCCGAGTGACCTTTATGTATCCGGCGAAGGAGCGCTTTTCTGGCACTATGACGGCAGGCAGTGGACTCAAATCCAGTTGCCGACCAACGCGATCCTGGTTGGACTGCTGGGATTGTCGTCGACGGATGTCCTGGTCTCAGGCAGCGCAGGGACCCTGTTTCGCGGGGCGGGCCTTGCCTGGACCGACGTCTCGCAACGCGGTCGGGATTTCTACAAAATGGCATTTTACCGGAAGACAATCCACATTGCCGGCGGCGGACAGGGGGTGTTCACGTTCGACGGGGCAACGGTTTCCAACCTGAAAGACGGTTTTCCCGTCTACCGTCTTTCGTCGAACGGCTCGTATCTAACGGTGGCCGGCGGGAACTCAGCCATAAGATATGACGGCTCGGAATGGGTCGGGCCTGACTACACCTGA
- the tssI gene encoding type VI secretion system tip protein VgrG has translation MPNERATVVQTPVDADVLTFTHLVGRDEISRCFAYTVGFVSKSRDVDPLKMLGGVVSVEGESDPKRWFSGLVSDFKLTRIEDRLAYYEASVRPWLWFLGNTTDCRIFQNMTAVEIVEKIFAKYGIAKFEKRLQGSYPSREYCVQYDESDLDFVQRLFEHEGIFYFFEHDEGKHTLVLCDAMNKLKPAPGYEKVLYNFEGHGSRRDVEYITEWIPGSAVRPGAYAHTDYDFEKPGADLMAKSSQPFSHKEASGENYRQPGAHLDVGRGDTIAGIRREELQAVHQHSTAVGTVRGLFSGCKFTLESFPRDDQNQEYLVVSAEYRLFDPGYRTQNEAHSENFKVVLGVAPTKLPYRPARITPRPIMRGPQTATVVGPSGEEIFTDKYARVKVQFHWDRLGKKDQNSSCFVRVSQTWAGSGWGFIQIPRIGQEVIVDFIEGDPDLPIITGRVYNAAEMPPYALPGNATQSGWKSNSSKGGGGYNELMFEDKAGSELVNFQAQKDHHLLIKHDRNKTVQHDQSDRIDHDAKHSVGHNLDEDVGNNKTVKVGVDQTTHIGSNDTETVGANRSLTVGANETIHVVGNSTENIDSSHSQTVAIVQTITVGAARVDTVGASETRSVGAVQTNTIGASRSVTVGAGQSHSIGTSDSWTVGANQSVDVGANQSFNIGGAHASQIGKGRDAKIAEDDATDVGGSRALKIAKGSLVEVGEDGAIKVGKTLIIEAGDAITITCGSAAIAMKKDGTINISGKDITVNGSGKINVKASSDITMKGSEIKQN, from the coding sequence ATGCCGAACGAACGTGCCACGGTTGTACAGACGCCCGTCGACGCCGACGTGCTGACCTTTACTCATCTCGTCGGTCGTGACGAGATCAGCCGATGTTTCGCCTATACCGTCGGGTTCGTCAGCAAGAGCCGTGACGTCGATCCGCTGAAGATGCTGGGCGGCGTCGTTTCCGTCGAAGGTGAATCCGATCCAAAGCGCTGGTTCAGCGGCCTGGTGTCGGATTTCAAGCTAACGCGCATAGAGGATCGGTTGGCCTATTACGAGGCCAGCGTCAGGCCATGGCTCTGGTTCCTCGGCAACACCACCGACTGCCGCATTTTCCAGAACATGACCGCTGTCGAGATCGTCGAAAAGATCTTTGCGAAATACGGCATCGCAAAATTCGAGAAGCGACTGCAGGGTTCCTATCCGTCGCGCGAATACTGTGTCCAATATGACGAGAGCGACCTCGATTTCGTGCAGCGATTGTTCGAACACGAAGGCATCTTCTATTTCTTCGAGCATGATGAGGGCAAGCACACGCTCGTGCTGTGCGACGCGATGAACAAGCTGAAGCCAGCGCCAGGCTACGAGAAGGTGCTTTACAATTTCGAGGGCCATGGCTCGCGACGCGATGTCGAATACATCACCGAATGGATTCCAGGCAGTGCGGTGCGTCCGGGCGCCTACGCTCATACGGATTATGACTTCGAGAAGCCCGGCGCCGACCTGATGGCGAAGTCCTCCCAACCCTTCAGCCACAAGGAGGCTTCTGGCGAGAACTATCGGCAGCCCGGAGCGCATCTGGATGTCGGGCGCGGCGACACGATCGCCGGCATCCGGCGTGAGGAACTGCAGGCCGTTCACCAGCACAGCACAGCGGTTGGCACTGTGCGCGGCCTCTTTTCCGGCTGCAAATTCACGCTGGAAAGTTTTCCGCGCGACGACCAGAACCAGGAATATCTGGTGGTCAGCGCCGAATACCGGCTGTTCGATCCGGGTTACCGGACGCAGAATGAGGCCCATAGCGAGAATTTCAAGGTGGTGCTCGGCGTTGCGCCCACCAAATTGCCTTACCGGCCAGCGCGCATTACACCGCGACCGATCATGCGTGGCCCGCAGACCGCGACGGTGGTAGGTCCTTCGGGCGAGGAGATTTTCACCGACAAATATGCCCGAGTGAAGGTGCAGTTCCATTGGGACCGCCTCGGCAAGAAGGACCAGAACTCGTCCTGTTTCGTGCGCGTGTCGCAGACCTGGGCCGGCAGCGGCTGGGGCTTCATCCAGATCCCGCGCATCGGCCAGGAGGTCATCGTCGATTTCATCGAGGGCGATCCGGACCTGCCGATCATCACCGGCCGCGTGTACAACGCCGCCGAGATGCCGCCTTACGCGCTGCCGGGCAACGCGACGCAATCTGGCTGGAAGTCCAATTCCTCGAAAGGCGGCGGCGGCTACAACGAGCTGATGTTCGAGGACAAGGCTGGTTCCGAACTGGTCAATTTCCAGGCTCAGAAGGACCACCATCTGCTGATCAAGCACGACCGTAACAAGACGGTGCAGCACGACCAGTCCGATCGCATCGATCACGACGCCAAGCATTCCGTGGGCCACAATCTTGACGAGGACGTCGGCAACAACAAGACCGTCAAGGTCGGCGTCGATCAGACCACTCATATCGGCAGCAATGACACCGAGACGGTGGGCGCGAACCGCTCGCTGACCGTCGGCGCCAACGAGACCATCCATGTCGTTGGCAATTCGACGGAAAACATTGACTCCAGTCATTCGCAGACCGTGGCGATCGTCCAGACCATCACGGTGGGTGCCGCGCGCGTCGACACGGTGGGGGCTTCCGAGACGCGAAGTGTCGGAGCGGTGCAGACGAACACGATCGGGGCCTCGCGGAGCGTGACCGTCGGTGCGGGACAGAGCCACAGCATTGGCACGTCGGACAGCTGGACGGTGGGGGCAAACCAATCGGTCGATGTTGGCGCAAACCAGAGCTTCAACATAGGTGGAGCGCATGCCTCCCAGATCGGCAAGGGACGGGACGCCAAGATCGCCGAGGACGATGCGACCGATGTCGGCGGTTCGCGGGCGTTGAAAATAGCCAAAGGCAGTCTGGTAGAGGTCGGCGAGGACGGAGCCATAAAGGTCGGCAAGACCCTGATCATTGAAGCTGGCGATGCCATCACAATTACATGTGGCTCGGCTGCGATCGCTATGAAGAAGGACGGCACGATCAACATTTCCGGCAAGGATATTACCGTCAATGGGTCGGGTAAGATCAATGTGAAGGCATCGAGCGACATCACCATGAAAGGCTCGGAGATAAAGCAGAACTGA
- a CDS encoding DUF2169 domain-containing protein: MQIWNQMGYPHQFTMGMDKAGHEWIVIVVKGTFDFPAKPGGLVQKSAQQVPLVMADTQTGAPGYSATLWETDFAFRKPRCDVIANGCAYAPGGRPAERVPVGIKVGNWSKLFEVVGHREWRSIGPVFTATAPQPFLKLPISYDVAWGGVDRLDPEDKLPASYKYNPVGTGWSRSKNQRFVPGLRLPNTQAVGEEIRSPFGEYKPMSFGPMGRGWPGRIEYGGTYDQNWIDNVFPFLPQDFDERYFQMAPPDQQIDHPRGGEEVVLVNLTPEGRVGFRLPSTALPITLFKGNEKSLEASIHPDTILLDPENRRFSLVWRVSQRIQKTILDFSECWVGPPTESMLRARATGRDYVRSEGAASEEVEDA, translated from the coding sequence ATGCAGATCTGGAACCAGATGGGCTATCCGCATCAGTTCACCATGGGCATGGACAAGGCCGGCCATGAGTGGATTGTCATTGTGGTGAAAGGCACGTTCGATTTTCCGGCGAAGCCTGGCGGCCTGGTGCAGAAATCGGCGCAGCAGGTCCCGCTCGTCATGGCCGATACGCAGACCGGCGCGCCCGGCTATTCGGCGACGCTCTGGGAGACTGATTTCGCCTTCCGCAAACCGCGCTGCGACGTGATCGCCAACGGTTGCGCCTATGCGCCGGGAGGACGTCCGGCGGAGCGCGTGCCGGTCGGCATCAAGGTAGGCAACTGGTCGAAGCTGTTCGAGGTTGTCGGCCATCGCGAGTGGCGTTCGATTGGGCCGGTCTTCACCGCAACCGCGCCGCAGCCCTTCCTGAAACTGCCGATCTCCTACGACGTCGCGTGGGGTGGCGTCGACCGGCTGGACCCGGAAGACAAGCTTCCCGCCAGCTACAAGTACAATCCCGTCGGCACGGGCTGGTCGCGCTCGAAGAACCAGCGTTTCGTTCCGGGCCTGCGGTTGCCGAACACCCAGGCCGTCGGCGAAGAGATCCGCTCGCCGTTCGGCGAGTACAAGCCGATGAGCTTCGGGCCAATGGGCCGGGGCTGGCCGGGCCGCATCGAATATGGCGGCACCTACGATCAGAACTGGATCGACAACGTTTTTCCCTTCCTGCCCCAGGATTTCGACGAACGCTATTTCCAGATGGCGCCGCCCGACCAGCAGATCGACCATCCAAGAGGCGGGGAGGAGGTGGTGCTCGTGAATTTGACTCCAGAGGGACGTGTTGGCTTCCGGCTGCCCTCGACAGCACTGCCGATCACCTTGTTCAAGGGCAACGAGAAGTCGTTGGAGGCGAGCATTCACCCGGACACTATCCTGCTCGATCCCGAGAACCGTCGATTCTCGCTCGTGTGGCGTGTTTCGCAGCGCATCCAGAAGACTATCCTCGATTTCTCGGAATGTTGGGTCGGTCCGCCGACGGAGTCGATGCTGCGTGCCCGTGCAACCGGCAGGGACTATGTCCGAAGCGAGGGAGCCGCGTCCGAGGAGGTGGAAGACGCATGA
- a CDS encoding DUF4150 domain-containing protein yields the protein MTVYANGLEVACKAQANKVIAAFPDVCFTPPENPATPPGVPIPYPSFGLDSDTDNGTGTVKIGGETITQKNKSYYTKTSGTEAGCAAKKGVITSVNTGKEYAVAWSSDVKADGEPVSRMTDLSTNNHASPTGNAPPWPKIGKLKVGKQSCASILAKLGMKVHRYGDASKECSSNQQSDHILQNACFQNSRGGQAISTTPSYTMNDAPCVCLQDATDPNTEHGRKTAAQGEWAKAQRAKGTNPSYEEVREANMEAMKKAKNIPDGPRGKEHPAIECLRMICDIHFKEMMSGPEKKKDSTEARAPATGKFKPTPSSTVRRR from the coding sequence ATGACTGTCTACGCGAACGGTCTCGAAGTTGCCTGCAAGGCACAGGCCAACAAGGTGATCGCCGCCTTTCCGGACGTCTGCTTCACGCCGCCCGAAAACCCCGCGACGCCGCCGGGCGTCCCCATTCCCTATCCCTCGTTCGGACTTGATTCCGATACCGACAACGGCACCGGCACCGTCAAGATCGGTGGCGAGACCATTACCCAGAAGAATAAGTCGTACTACACCAAGACCAGCGGCACAGAGGCCGGATGCGCCGCCAAGAAAGGCGTGATCACTTCGGTCAATACCGGCAAGGAATATGCTGTCGCCTGGTCGAGCGACGTGAAAGCCGATGGCGAACCCGTCAGCCGCATGACTGACCTGTCGACCAACAATCATGCTTCTCCGACCGGCAACGCACCGCCTTGGCCAAAGATCGGAAAATTGAAGGTCGGCAAGCAGTCCTGCGCGTCAATTCTGGCAAAGCTCGGCATGAAGGTGCACCGCTACGGCGACGCCAGCAAGGAATGCTCGTCCAATCAGCAATCGGACCACATCCTGCAGAATGCCTGTTTCCAGAATTCGCGCGGCGGCCAGGCCATCAGCACGACGCCGAGCTATACGATGAACGATGCGCCCTGCGTCTGCCTCCAAGACGCCACCGATCCCAACACCGAGCATGGCCGCAAAACAGCCGCCCAAGGCGAATGGGCAAAGGCACAGCGCGCGAAAGGCACGAACCCAAGCTACGAGGAAGTTCGGGAAGCCAATATGGAGGCCATGAAAAAGGCCAAGAACATCCCGGATGGACCACGAGGCAAGGAGCACCCCGCCATCGAATGCCTGAGGATGATTTGCGACATTCACTTCAAGGAGATGATGAGCGGACCGGAGAAAAAAAAAGACAGCACCGAGGCGCGTGCACCAGCAACCGGCAAGTTCAAACCAACCCCATCGAGCACGGTTCGCAGACGCTAG
- a CDS encoding 3-oxoacyl-ACP synthase, with amino-acid sequence MSTRLDIASVGMVTAVGLDAPSACAAMRARLDGFQETRFVGSGTDLLIGAPVPLPRDWIGEKRMAHLAAAAICEAFETIPQARGQTALILCLAEEDRPGRPAGDSVRLLRNVSEITEIEPNMRSRIVAHGRTSGHIALDQARRMIASGEVPYVMIAGVDSYLTAPAIAYYLGENRLLAADNPNGFIPGEAAAAVLCTGSRGDGLRLFGLGLARESATIYNAEDLPLRADGMTSAYSAAFKETGIEMNRLGYRIADLIGEQYWFKQSALASLRLLRGRHDFQDIWSPGESLGNVGAAVVPLMIGMAWMAARKGYAAGNPVLIEASNDAGACGAAILAARAA; translated from the coding sequence ATGAGTACGAGGCTCGACATAGCCTCTGTCGGCATGGTGACGGCCGTCGGTCTCGATGCACCCTCGGCCTGCGCTGCAATGCGTGCGCGCCTCGACGGCTTCCAAGAGACGAGATTCGTCGGCTCGGGAACCGATCTGCTGATCGGCGCGCCCGTGCCGCTGCCACGGGACTGGATCGGCGAAAAACGTATGGCGCACCTGGCCGCAGCCGCGATCTGCGAGGCGTTCGAGACTATCCCTCAGGCGCGTGGCCAGACCGCGCTCATCCTTTGCCTCGCCGAGGAAGATCGCCCGGGCCGTCCGGCCGGCGATAGCGTGCGCCTGCTCCGCAATGTTTCGGAGATTACCGAAATCGAACCCAACATGCGCTCACGTATTGTCGCGCATGGCCGGACTTCCGGACACATAGCACTTGATCAGGCGCGCAGGATGATCGCTTCGGGTGAGGTTCCCTATGTGATGATCGCGGGCGTAGACAGCTATCTGACGGCGCCTGCCATCGCTTATTATCTCGGCGAAAATCGCCTGCTTGCCGCTGACAATCCGAATGGCTTCATTCCAGGCGAGGCTGCAGCCGCCGTTCTATGCACGGGCTCGCGTGGCGACGGCCTCCGCCTCTTCGGACTGGGTTTGGCGCGTGAATCCGCAACGATCTACAATGCCGAGGATCTGCCGCTGCGTGCCGACGGCATGACGTCCGCTTACAGCGCTGCATTCAAGGAAACCGGCATCGAGATGAACCGGCTTGGCTACCGCATCGCCGATCTCATCGGCGAACAATATTGGTTCAAACAGAGCGCCCTGGCGAGCCTGAGGTTGCTACGCGGCCGTCACGATTTTCAGGACATCTGGTCGCCCGGCGAATCCCTCGGCAATGTCGGCGCGGCCGTGGTCCCGCTGATGATCGGCATGGCCTGGATGGCGGCCCGCAAGGGATACGCCGCCGGCAATCCAGTGCTGATCGAAGCGTCGAACGATGCCGGTGCCTGCGGGGCGGCAATCCTCGCCGCGAGGGCAGCCTGA
- a CDS encoding DUF6484 domain-containing protein produces the protein MTKIVERIEGVVIGIFLGFGEDAPLVVFPGNPRETAAAARSLTELTSDMIGAEVALLFQDGDPGRPLIVGRIIDPAHRPNVPHVIRDGEKMRITANERLELRCGKATIIMEKDGHITIRGTYVTSHASATNRLRGGSVNLN, from the coding sequence ATGACAAAGATCGTAGAGCGAATTGAAGGCGTGGTGATTGGCATATTCCTGGGCTTCGGCGAGGACGCGCCCCTTGTCGTCTTCCCGGGAAACCCTCGAGAAACAGCAGCGGCCGCGCGCAGCCTCACTGAGCTCACGTCGGACATGATCGGCGCGGAGGTGGCGCTGTTGTTCCAGGATGGAGATCCCGGTCGACCGTTGATTGTCGGGCGCATCATCGATCCCGCGCACCGGCCAAATGTTCCCCACGTCATCAGAGACGGTGAGAAAATGAGGATCACTGCGAATGAACGTCTTGAGCTGCGGTGCGGCAAAGCTACGATCATCATGGAAAAGGATGGGCACATCACCATCCGCGGCACCTATGTGACCAGCCACGCAAGTGCCACCAACCGCCTCCGCGGTGGCTCGGTCAATCTGAACTGA